A section of the Oscarella lobularis chromosome 15, ooOscLobu1.1, whole genome shotgun sequence genome encodes:
- the LOC136196429 gene encoding uncharacterized protein, with product MSSACPSSRLGHVAAVINDEMLLWGGGAVRESTGEKYLCSPDLIECFNLLTSQWNKRRATSNSPSDLPHPCANARIGVVQNRDIYQFGGGYISADGRPVYLNDVHKLDGSTLEWERIHSNDQSTPSGRSSHGMCVLGKKGDEHLVMMGGYGTTIVSPVPDGSQFIPHPNDPDRGRNNEVWLFCIRNRNWIPAQCTGKKPYPRNAHSFTSVDINRAILIGGDSVEGVFADAFLFMFSSLEWIEMTLDDHLIPRCYHSTVVVDIPTLGGPVAFLLWGYGEDFFPLSLAQMILIDFQKCKKVSISDEPTPTGEQSVCSIVTRSLLFLLRYGGSPYKLGKDRPEAILDVLKYDLKNVSDRLIRHDSKEPIEQETSKYDKNAPFLSNSPTMNCEILSQKERNLLHPSPQRVEDIIAAVTPQSLLIFTRWKRFATRVSLDKGAEISIPNTGSILRIHTRTALSPTSKTSMSLTLFTFDAKLSQGLLDDEFVSDLIQLSLPSGLSDDDVHIEMCHEHGLNLDPMTPKASASKVVFFYQPHDHLATTQHPIKFDEKIVIDRAGQRKIAALLQSSVVKVIVSPSGPPAAAASAAAVASSNDSDVSCSFFTHFYGLGQQAFSFHALSFEKIKIPDGWQFDLCLISTRPEHRDRYLAYRNDGRIQPLLFERRVKNLVLSPTELNVVEADDIEGWINESPRKEYFINMQQLLAARDSPIDAWVNTFYFAYNHRELLQRLSTIAADVTIISGDQRQCLRIQDSSGNFQKYYDEALQRGFMSINRSRVIVVGQDGAGKSCLVDSLLDRLFESGKASTEGAAVTMTYTAVRGWVATNRKEYLDTLIAEGCYRNLQQLALKESASESAFSADEINSYSEPEEEAEEAGNRVSPVKTKSVRPAEAVGIEAKTLTHNQLNLMSSFIAEKPSVEDLRDRTLGVRDIWDLGGQEVYLATHSALMPNTFGLSIYMVVIDISKSLSDRAESFHRSTDGDVTNLSNDLGWIRTNEDFPLYWFGSITAAHEETARGDYWLGEDEEVNPPPVFAIGSHRDVVENDNQRFPDSAKWLSQQGQRFEELLRDSEFVRHIVSPKRGAQERKDDEDLREMSHFIQRIFLIDNSVSGSGSPCRTVEEIRRRVDRMASTYCRRMQKQPLFWVYLELLLFRWRKSMKTIVARVDEIAEIARQPNICAISSRDEILAALMYLANVGAILYYPEVDGLKDIVFTSPTWVIKALSAFVTASKPGPNLEPEWNNLKKTGIMSSELMKYRLKQMRQGAKSVSDGSDSSEDDNPESIENENKLIVRLLQLLDVIAPPAESSAKNEFYVPSMLRKSFLSSRTRWEEHTYSSHFPAPLIVIPTKLKFVPECLYFRLVTRFLNLYSKMPRVSRHQCIFLVNDEESSVRVEVELLYQSRGKWVALTIRFINKEEDPKKISQNFLASIKNEFRRQMKSICQQGLRGFKYSICCQIKEACHIDKELGIDLTNLAVIYSDEEEYSPNIAQLSNPFGEPLATNREDFLQINVWFEQLPAVCGCSLPKVIDSALIRAVATLAAKANWELLVPFLRAKVGASGVVQYTEKYRSHLLRSIAVIEDWVQDKGSEATVDVFIKVCEQCSIHHDNVEAAYRQQIAFQ from the exons aTGTCATCCGCGTGTCCGTCATCTCGATTGGgacacgtcgccgccgtgatCAATGATGAGATGCTTCTGTGGGGAGGAGGAGCGgtgagagaatcgacgggagAGAAGTACTTGTGTTCTCCCGATTTGATCGAGTGCTTCAATCTGTTGACAAGTCAATGGAATAAACGACGAGCAACATCAAACAGCCCATCCGACCTTCCTCATCCATGTGCCAACGCACGAATCGGTGTCGTCCAAAATCGggacatttatcaatttggtggTGGCTACATCTCGGCTGATGGCCGTCCTGTCTATTTGAACGATGTTCACAAATTGGATGGATCGACGTTGGAATGGGAACGAATCCATTCCAATGACCAATCAACGCCCAGCGGGAGATCCTCACATGGAATGTGCGTGttagggaagaaaggagacgaacatctCGTCATGATGGGCGGATACGGAACAACGATTGTTTCACCAGTACCAGACGGATCTCAATTCATTCCTCATCCAAATGATCCTGACAGGGGGAGGAACAATGAAGTTTGGTTGTTTTGCATCCGAAATA ggaattggattccagctcaatgcacaggaaaaaaaccaTATCCTCGAAACGCACATTCCTTCACTTCAGTAGATATTAATCGAGCTATTCTTATTGGCGGGGATAGTGTTGAGGGAGTATTTGCAGATGCTTTTCTGTTCATGTTCAGTTCACTG GAGTGGATTGAAATGACATTGGATGATCATCTCATTCCTCGATGCTACCATTCGACGGTTGTTGTTGATATTCCCACATTAGGGGGGCCAGTTGCTTTTCTCTTGTGGGGATATGGGGAAGACTTCTTTCCTCTGTCTCTGGCCCAAATGATTCTAATTGACTTTcaaaagtgcaaaaag GTGTCAATATCAGATGAGCCAACTCCAACAGGAGAACAATCAGTCTGCTCTATTGTTACAAGaagtcttctctttcttctgcgATATGGAGGTTCACCCTATAAATTGGGCAAGGACAGACCAGAGGCAATATTAGATGTTTTGAAATACG ATTTGAAGAATGTTAGTGACAGACTTATTCGACACGATTCGAAAGAACCAATCGAACAAGAAACTTCAAAATACGATAAGAATGCGCCATTTCTTTCCAACTCTCCAACAATG aattgcGAAATACTGTCACAAAAAGAGCGCAACCTGTTGCATCCGTCTCCCCAACGAGTAGAAGACATAATTGCCGCCGTAACGCCTCAAAGCCTTCTCATCTTCACTCGATGGAAGAGATTCGCCACTCGAGTCTCATTGGACAAAGGAGCGGAGATCTCCATTCCCAATACGGGATCAATCCTTCGAATTCACACCCGCACCGCACTTTCGCCGACTTCAAAGACGTCAATGAGCTTGACCCTCTTCACATTCGACGCCAAACTGTCGCAGGGTCttcttgacgacgaattcgtgaGCGATCTGATTCAATTGTCTCTTCCTTCCGGCTTAtccgacgatgacgtacaCATTGAAATGTGTCATGAGCACGGTCTCAATCTCGATCCAATGACGCCCAAAGCAAGCGCTTCcaaagtcgtcttcttctatcAACCTCACGATCATTTGGCGACGACCCAACACCCAAttaaattcgacgaaaagatcGTCATTGATAGAGCGGGacagcgaaaaatcgccgctcttcttcaatcgtCTGTCGTCAAAGTCATCGTCTCTCCGTCCGGTCcgcccgccgccgcggcttccgccgctgccgtcgcgTCTTCGAACGACTCTGACGTGAGTTGCAGTTTCTTCACTCATTTCTACGGGTTGGGTCAACAGGCATTTTCATTCCATGCTCTCTCTttcgaaaaaattaaaattccCGACGGTTGGCAATTCGATCTCTGCCTCATTTCAACGCGACCCGAACATCGGGATCGTTATCTCGCTTATCGCAACGACGGCCGCATTCAACCTCTTCTTTTTGAGCGACGCGTCAAAAATCTCGTTCTCTCTCCCACCGAAttaaacgtcgtcgaagcagaCGACATCGAAGGCTGGATCAACGAGAGTCCCCGCAAGGAATATTTTATCAACATGCAACAGTTGTTGGCAGCGAGAGATAGTCCCATTGACGCGTGGGTCAACACCTTCTACTTTGCCTACAATCATCGAGAGCTTCTTCAACGACTGTCAACGATCGccgctgacgtcacgatcaTTTCAGGCGATCAACGTCAATGTCTTCGCATTCAAGACTCTTCAGGCAATTTTCAGAAATATTATGACGAGGCCCTGCAACGCGGCTTCATGTCAATTAATCGGTCTCGCGTAATTGTTGTCGGCCAAGACGGAGCTGGAAAGTCGTGCCTCGTCGACTCTCTTCTCGACCGACTGTTTGAGAGCGGGAAAGCGAGCACGGAAGGGGCGGCCGTCACCATGACTTACACTGCAGTTAGAGGCTGGGTGGCCACCAACAGGAAAGAATACTTGGATACTCTTATTGCAGAGGGTTGCTATCGCAATTTACAACAGTTGGCGTTAAAAGAGAGCGCTTCTGAGTCGGCTTTTTCTGCTGATGAGATAAACTCTTACTCCGAACCAGAGgaagaagctgaagaagCCGGGAATCGCGTTTCTCCGGTCAAAACGAAATCTGTACGTCCTGCGGAAGCGGTTGGCATAGAGGCAAAAACGCTCACACATAATCAGCTGAATTTGATGTCCAGTTTCATCGCAGAAAAACCGAGCGTAGAAGATCTCCGCGATCGAACGCTGGGCGTTCGCGACATATGGGATTTAGGCGGGCAAGAAGTTTATCTTGCCACTCACTCGGCCCTCATGCCAAACACCTTTGGGTTGTCTATATACATGGTTGTAATAGACATCTCAAAGTCGCTATCTGATAGAGCTGAGTCATTTCATCGATCAACagatggtgacgtcactaaccTGTCAAACGATTTGGGCTGGATTCGAACAAATGAAGACTTTCCACTGTACTGGTTCGGCTCGATCACAGCGGCCCACGAGGAAACGGCACGAGGCGATTATTGGTtaggcgaagacgaggaggTGAACCCACCACCTGTTTTTGCAATTGGTTCTCACCGAGACGTCGTGGAGAACGACAATCAAAGGTTTCCTGATTCAGCCAAATGGTTAAGCCAGCAAGGACAACGTTTTGAGGAACTTCTAAGAGACAGCGAATTTGTTAGGCACATCGTTTCGCCCAAAAGAGGCGCCcaagaaaggaaagacgatgaagaccTTCGCGAGATGAGTCATTTCATTCAGCGAATATTTCTAATAGACAATTCCGTATCTGGTTCGGGTTCTCCGTGCCGAACTGTTGAGGAAATTCGACGCAGAGTAGACCGCATGGCTTCGACGTATTGCAGGCGAATGCAAAAACAGCCCCTATTTTGGGTGTACCTTGAActtctccttttccgttGGCGCAAAAGCATGAAAACGATTGTGGCTAGAGTGGACGAAATAGCAGAGATCGCTCGGCAGCCGAACATCTGTGCTATATcaagtcgcgacgaaattctgGCGGCGTTAATGTATCTTGCCAATGTTGGAGCAATTCTCTACTACCCGGAAGTAGATGGCTTGAAAGACATTGTTTTCACGAGTCCTACGTGGGTAATCAAAGCTCTGTCAGCGTTTGTGACGGCTTCTAAGCCGGGTCCAAATCTGGAACCGGAGTGGAATAACCTTAAGAAAACCGGAATAATGTCTAGCGAACTAATGAAGTACCGTCTCAAGCAAATGAGACAAGGAGCCAAGTCAGTTAGCGATGGGTCTGATTCCTCAGAGGACGACAACCCGGAGAGcattgaaaatgaaaataaactAATCGTTCGGCTTTTACaacttcttgacgtcatcgcaccTCCTGCTGAATCGTctgcaaaaaatgaattttatGTTCCGTCGATGCTAAGgaagtcgtttctttcgtcgcgaacTCGCTGGGAAGAGCACACTTACTCTTCCCATTTTCCGGCTCCTCTTATTGTCATTCCTACAAAACTAAAGTTTGTTCCAGAATGTCTGTACTTCCGTCTTGTTACCCGTTTCCTAAATTTGTATTCGAAAATGCCACGAGTTTCTCGTCACCAATGCATCTTTTTGGTGAACGATGAAGAATCGTCAGTACGAG ttgaagttgaattgTTGTATCAGAGCCGAGGCAAATGGGTAGCTCTAACAATTCGTTTCATcaataaagaagaagacccAAAAAAGATTAGCCAAAATTTCTTGGCCTCGATCAAAAACGAGTTTCGGCGACAAATGAAGTCTATTTGTCAACAGGGCTTGCGAGGTTTCAAATACAGCATATGTTGTCAAATAAAAGAAGCCTGCCACATTGACAAGGAGTTGGGTATTGATCTCACTAATCTTGCTGTGATTTATAGTGACGAGGAGGAGTATTCTCCGAACATTGCCCAACTCTCGAATCCGTTTGGTGAACCACTGGCTACGAATCGtgaagattttcttcaaataaACGTTTGGTTTGAGCAACTTCCGGCTGTTTGTGGAT GTTCGCTTCCTAAGGTGATAGACAGCGCCTTAATTCgtgccgtcgcgacgctAGCAGCAAAAGCTAATTGGGAACTCCTTGTTCCCTTTTTAAGAGCAAAAGTCGGTGCTTCCGGCGTGGTGCAGTACACAGAGAAGTACCGCAGCCACTTACTTCGGTCTATTGCGGTCATAGAGGATTGGGTGCAAGACAAGGGCTCCGAGGCAACAGTAGATGTCTTCATTAAAGTTTGTGAGCAGTGTAGTATTCATCACGATAACGTCGAAGCCGCTTACCGGCAACAAATCGCTTTTCAGTAG
- the LOC136196284 gene encoding radial spoke head 10 homolog B-like, whose product MTYSSGFQYKGKCCENVREGEMDWGGGTTYKGQWKGDKMHGKGLFMSKLNGATMYDGEWENGRRHGKGAEATTSGKYDGEWQEGMKHGKGKKTSLVGNTGNWLNDKKHGRGFRKLISGATEHQMWQRGILVSGSETTAVEFPTITPNKF is encoded by the exons ATGACGTATTCGAGTGGCTTTCAATACAAGGGCAAGTGTTGTGAGAATGTTCGTGAGGGAGAAATGGATTGGGGCGGCGGTACGACCTATAAGGGCCAGTGGAAGGGGGATAAAATGCACGGGAAGGGGCTCTTTATGAGTAAATTGAACGGCGCTACGATGTATGATGGAGAATGGGAAAATGGGCGGAGACACGGTAAGGGAGCCGAGGCAACGACAAGCGGGAAATATGACGGGGAATGGCAGGAAGGAATG aaacacGGAAAAGGGAAGAAGACTTCTCTGGTTGGGAATACGGGGAATTGGCTGAATGATAAGAAACATGGGCGTGGCTTTCGAAAATTGATTTCCGGGGCGACGGAACATCAAATGTGGCAACGGGGAATTCTTGTAAGTGGCAGCGAAACGACTGCAGTTGAATTTCCAACAATTACTCCtaataaattttaa